Proteins encoded within one genomic window of Brachybacterium avium:
- a CDS encoding acyltransferase family protein, protein MPAPTVSETRPGTAAKPGFRPDIQGLRAIAVMLVVLFHSGVQALSGGYVGVDVFFVISGFLITTHLLETLERDGRISFASFYAKRARRILPAALLVAVLTLVAAWIWMSPLLMRSVVDGAIATALYVPNYFFALQDTDYLAETTPSVFQHFWSLGIEEQFYLFWPALLAVGFWLRRRRERRVMVLIAVVTASSFLACVLLMDISQPWAFFSLPTRAWELGAGGLVAFLLRSGARWLRAPLTGLLAWAGLAGLAAVALTFDGNTVFPGWSAALPVLAAAALIIGGAAPGPLNATRLLAVAPLQFLGAISYSLYLVHWPLQVIPQAATFSDAPLPLEQSLALGAVAVPLAWLLYRCVERPVIGWRMLRQRRQGLTGLVAAGASLVVVLASGGVAAVSAQQPLSSDRTAAPATATPDPAGTSFVPANIAPSLDAVAEDNAAVYDTGCHNSTHDADPAGCRVGDDPEAPLVFLVGDSHAASWFPALEELAEEGRIRLDSNSKSSCLPLETDQQYLAKEYTSCEQWRDGVLERIDEEQPDLVLLAMYDSPGRLQDEPGTSTPAQWREGLAATLAQIDGPRVAVMKDVPTQHLNPDECLSTHLEEAQACAVPREEAFEEDLVEAEDQAIEEAGDEVERVDLTRFFCNAQTCPIVIGNTVVFRDTHHLTTTFSRQMAEPMWEEIEPLTV, encoded by the coding sequence GTGCCCGCCCCCACCGTGAGCGAGACGCGCCCCGGCACCGCCGCGAAGCCCGGCTTCCGCCCCGACATCCAGGGGCTGCGGGCGATCGCGGTGATGCTCGTGGTGCTGTTCCACTCCGGGGTGCAGGCGCTGTCCGGCGGGTACGTGGGCGTGGACGTGTTCTTCGTGATCTCCGGCTTCCTCATCACCACCCACCTGCTGGAGACCCTCGAGCGGGACGGACGGATCAGCTTCGCCAGCTTCTACGCCAAGCGAGCCCGCCGCATCCTGCCGGCGGCGCTGCTGGTCGCGGTGCTCACGCTGGTCGCGGCCTGGATCTGGATGTCCCCGCTGCTGATGCGCAGCGTGGTGGACGGCGCGATCGCCACCGCGCTGTACGTGCCGAACTACTTCTTCGCCCTCCAGGACACCGACTACCTCGCCGAGACCACCCCGTCGGTGTTCCAGCACTTCTGGTCCCTCGGCATCGAGGAGCAGTTCTACCTGTTCTGGCCCGCGCTGCTGGCGGTGGGGTTCTGGCTGCGCCGGCGCCGCGAGCGACGGGTGATGGTGCTGATCGCCGTGGTCACCGCGTCCTCGTTCCTCGCCTGCGTGCTGCTGATGGACATCTCCCAGCCGTGGGCCTTCTTCTCCCTGCCCACCCGGGCCTGGGAGCTGGGCGCGGGCGGGCTGGTCGCGTTCCTGCTGCGCTCCGGGGCGCGGTGGCTGCGTGCACCGCTGACCGGGCTGCTGGCCTGGGCGGGCCTGGCAGGGCTGGCGGCGGTGGCCCTCACCTTCGACGGGAACACGGTGTTCCCCGGGTGGAGCGCGGCACTGCCGGTGCTCGCGGCCGCGGCGCTGATCATCGGCGGCGCCGCGCCCGGACCCCTCAATGCCACGCGTCTGCTGGCGGTGGCGCCGCTGCAGTTCCTGGGCGCGATCTCCTACTCGCTGTACCTGGTGCACTGGCCGCTGCAGGTGATCCCGCAGGCCGCGACCTTCTCCGACGCTCCCCTGCCGCTGGAGCAGAGCCTGGCGCTCGGCGCGGTGGCGGTGCCGCTGGCATGGCTGCTGTACCGGTGCGTGGAGCGCCCCGTGATCGGCTGGCGGATGCTGCGGCAGCGACGGCAAGGGCTCACCGGACTGGTCGCGGCGGGCGCCTCGCTCGTGGTGGTGCTCGCCTCCGGCGGGGTGGCCGCCGTCAGCGCGCAGCAGCCGCTGTCCAGCGACCGCACCGCAGCGCCGGCCACGGCGACCCCCGATCCCGCCGGCACCAGCTTCGTGCCCGCCAATATCGCTCCCTCGCTCGACGCCGTGGCCGAGGACAACGCGGCCGTCTACGACACCGGCTGCCACAACTCGACCCACGACGCCGATCCCGCCGGCTGCCGGGTGGGGGACGACCCCGAGGCGCCGCTGGTGTTCCTGGTCGGGGATTCCCACGCCGCCAGCTGGTTCCCGGCGCTGGAGGAGCTCGCGGAGGAGGGCCGGATCCGCCTGGACAGCAACAGCAAGAGCTCCTGCCTCCCGCTGGAGACCGACCAGCAGTACCTCGCGAAGGAGTACACCTCCTGCGAGCAGTGGCGGGACGGGGTGCTGGAACGCATCGACGAGGAGCAGCCCGACCTGGTGCTGCTGGCGATGTACGACAGCCCGGGCCGACTCCAGGATGAACCGGGCACCTCCACGCCCGCGCAGTGGCGGGAGGGGCTCGCCGCGACCCTCGCGCAGATCGACGGCCCGCGGGTGGCGGTGATGAAGGATGTCCCCACCCAGCACCTCAACCCCGATGAATGCCTCTCGACGCACCTCGAGGAGGCGCAGGCCTGTGCCGTGCCGCGAGAGGAGGCCTTCGAGGAGGACCTCGTCGAGGCCGAGGACCAGGCCATCGAGGAGGCCGGGGACGAGGTGGAGCGGGTGGACCTCACCCGGTTCTTCTGCAATGCGCAGACCTGCCCGATCGTCATCGGCAACACCGTGGTGTTCCGCGACACCCACCATCTCACCACGACGTTCAGCCGGCAGATGGCCGAGCCCATGTGGGAGGAGATCGAGCCGCTGACAGTGTGA
- a CDS encoding DUF5819 family protein translates to MASPRIRRLPAVVLATVGLLAAGHIGATLAYTGPDTPVRAALQPALNRYFLGPLDQGWNLFAPGPYSQDEFMLVRACISDFDACAGGADAGAEFTEWRNITAEEQEALDYNIFANRETRQSKVVHGRLWPVANRLTDEQQAMAEANHIDGDPVFGVDLYSTEAEQAFSPGQLNNLRTYQRLEDTAVGLATLYLQQEHGDAVTLVEVRMLREPVPAFKQRHDPPEEPAQHWTTIGWRPAMEFDDDVKRAWS, encoded by the coding sequence ATGGCTTCGCCCCGAATCCGCCGCCTGCCCGCCGTGGTACTGGCCACCGTCGGACTCCTCGCCGCTGGACACATCGGCGCGACCCTCGCCTACACCGGCCCCGACACGCCTGTGCGCGCTGCGCTGCAGCCCGCGCTGAACCGGTACTTCCTCGGCCCGCTCGACCAGGGTTGGAACCTCTTCGCCCCAGGCCCGTACTCACAGGACGAGTTCATGCTCGTGCGCGCCTGCATCAGCGACTTCGACGCCTGCGCCGGGGGAGCCGACGCCGGCGCCGAGTTCACGGAGTGGCGCAACATCACCGCCGAGGAGCAGGAAGCGCTCGACTACAACATCTTCGCCAACCGCGAGACGCGGCAGTCGAAGGTGGTCCACGGCCGCCTCTGGCCCGTCGCCAACCGCCTCACCGATGAGCAGCAGGCGATGGCCGAGGCCAACCACATCGACGGCGACCCGGTGTTCGGCGTGGACCTCTACTCCACAGAGGCCGAACAGGCCTTCTCCCCGGGCCAGCTGAACAACCTCCGCACCTACCAGCGGCTCGAGGACACGGCAGTGGGCCTCGCGACCCTCTACCTGCAGCAGGAGCACGGGGACGCCGTGACCCTGGTCGAGGTGCGGATGCTGCGCGAGCCCGTCCCCGCGTTCAAGCAGCGGCACGACCCACCTGAGGAACCTGCCCAGCACTGGACCACCATCGGCTGGCGCCCTGCGATGGAGTTCGATGACGACGTGAAGCGGGCCTGGTCATGA
- a CDS encoding choice-of-anchor G family protein: MERLQTPPPLLSRRRSPLVKGVIASVATASLTFLGLPSALAAESDQSEALGQVISTDALGLDVADVGTSRAGFPSDVGPDTGSLNAEALNGLVSLDLGGGVSLPLISETDSGGLLEIGQVGAVTGFAEAGQPSTATAAAGAVGQDGAIAIDPTNGGDYGSATVDLTTLFDQAGLTPVTSGVIDDLQLEVGAAASRADIEGAEVSTDYVIVDGNLVVKSPLVSDLSAALDETVTGVGVAAKGIGGPDGVLGEAFAGLPEINVLLGSISFDGTEVNVDGLDTALEGLSASLLEGPIANENGVTLDLSTGEVIINLDQVVACNEPGSDLSSLAPNTQVLSAEFLECVTAADGLVADAVDDVLETVTTGVTEAINSADVTAVVAAKVKLLGAVAVPAEVRVSGTLGQFLGTTDGDPVVAISLLNPDGALNQLLNSLLSPVTSAVVGALQTVGDGAIDGLTRPVADIFGAAVDPVITSLAPTLQTVTSSVISLTINEQATTNSGLTVDGSPAADVSNGSEGLLDSESVTGSFTVSALTLGVLPGILTEGDAINVSLASSTVRAAVLAPVIEVDPGTVIDGGTTSVTGSGYPALTDIVVQLQDAAGDPVGDPVTVATDGDGAFTTDLTVPAETPAGDFQVVGTATTPAAESNSAPLAVVNEAATLSAAPASVNDGGTTTVTGADYPAATDVVIQLQDPEGTPVGEPMTVTTDETGAFTAELTVPVGTPAGDFQVVGTAVTDESATAPLAVTNDGTADNTADNTDVNTAENTDVNTADNAAENTGDNTEVNTDVNTAENTEVNTEVNAADNTGDNTEVNTDVNTADNAADNTEVNTEVNAADNTDVNTDVNTADNAAENTGDNTEVNTDVNTAENTEVNTGDNTEVNAADNTGVNTDVNTADNAAENTGDNTEVNTDVNTAENTEVNTGDNTEVNTEVNAADNTDVNTDVNTADNAADNTEVNTEVNAADNTDVNTDVNTADNAAENTGDNTEVNTDVNTAENTEVNTSDNTEVNTEVNAADNTGVNTDVNTADNAAENTGDNTEVNTDVNTAENTEVNTSDNTEVNTEVNAADNTGVNTDVNTADNAAENTGDNTEVNSEVNTADNTDVNSTENTADNTGDNTADNTAGAEIHLTPARAVQGVDDVLVLGTGYTADGTAEAYLKAVDGGVLAADGPFERGLVSTFAAIAVPGESIGTVDVDANGEITFRVNSSELDLGDYVVTVIDDEDPTLGDSESFTVVTDSAADNTADNTGENTAVNTADNVDDNAAENTADNTEVNTADNTAANTEVNTTDNVADNSEVNTAENTADNADVNTEVNTADNTADNAVEDPTVSVDPATVEDGATTTVTGEGYPADSEVTVQLVDPAGNPVGDPVIVTTDADGAFTADVTVPGGSAAGDYTVEAAAETGETATADLAVTNGADGNGDNGADNASDNAGDNTSDNGAVNPGGNTGGGSTGGNGSAGNGSGGSSNGGSSNSGPGAGNLAHTGAAGTAAMVGLAALLLIGGAAGVLHSRRSRS; this comes from the coding sequence GTGGAACGTCTGCAGACACCACCGCCCTTGCTGAGTCGGCGTCGGTCACCCCTGGTAAAGGGTGTCATCGCGTCGGTCGCAACGGCGAGCCTTACCTTCCTAGGGTTACCCTCCGCGCTTGCGGCCGAGTCGGATCAGTCCGAAGCACTCGGGCAGGTCATCAGTACCGATGCGCTCGGGCTCGACGTCGCGGACGTCGGTACCAGCCGCGCCGGATTCCCCAGCGACGTCGGCCCCGACACGGGCTCACTCAACGCCGAGGCCCTGAACGGCCTGGTGTCCCTCGACCTCGGCGGGGGAGTCTCACTCCCGCTGATCAGTGAAACTGACTCCGGGGGCCTCCTGGAGATCGGTCAGGTCGGCGCCGTCACCGGTTTCGCTGAAGCTGGCCAGCCCTCGACCGCGACCGCTGCAGCAGGCGCGGTCGGCCAAGACGGGGCGATTGCCATCGACCCGACCAACGGTGGTGACTACGGCAGTGCCACCGTCGATTTGACCACCCTGTTCGACCAGGCGGGCCTGACGCCGGTCACCAGCGGTGTTATCGATGATCTTCAGCTCGAGGTGGGTGCTGCTGCATCCCGCGCCGACATCGAGGGCGCGGAGGTCTCTACTGACTACGTCATCGTCGATGGGAATCTGGTCGTCAAATCGCCTCTCGTCAGCGACCTCTCTGCGGCGCTGGACGAGACCGTGACCGGAGTCGGCGTCGCGGCCAAGGGGATCGGGGGTCCTGATGGTGTGCTCGGCGAAGCCTTCGCGGGGTTGCCGGAGATCAACGTCCTCCTCGGGTCGATCTCTTTCGATGGCACGGAAGTCAATGTCGACGGTTTGGATACGGCCCTTGAGGGTCTGAGCGCGAGCCTGCTCGAGGGGCCTATCGCGAATGAGAACGGGGTCACCCTGGATCTCTCGACCGGCGAGGTCATCATCAACCTCGATCAGGTCGTCGCCTGCAACGAGCCCGGCAGTGACCTGAGCAGTCTGGCCCCGAACACGCAGGTGCTCTCCGCCGAATTCCTCGAGTGCGTGACTGCGGCCGACGGCCTCGTCGCGGATGCTGTGGACGACGTGCTCGAGACCGTCACCACCGGCGTCACCGAGGCGATCAACAGCGCTGATGTCACCGCAGTTGTGGCGGCAAAGGTGAAACTCCTGGGTGCGGTCGCCGTTCCGGCGGAGGTGCGAGTCTCCGGCACGCTGGGTCAGTTCCTCGGGACCACGGATGGCGACCCGGTAGTGGCGATCAGTCTCCTGAATCCGGACGGCGCGCTCAATCAGCTGCTCAACTCATTGCTCAGCCCAGTCACATCGGCAGTGGTCGGTGCACTGCAGACTGTCGGCGACGGCGCGATCGACGGCCTGACCAGGCCGGTGGCAGACATCTTCGGAGCTGCTGTCGATCCTGTCATCACCTCGCTCGCTCCCACCCTCCAGACTGTGACGAGCTCGGTCATTTCGCTGACGATCAATGAACAGGCGACGACGAACTCGGGACTCACCGTGGATGGAAGTCCTGCAGCTGACGTCTCGAATGGGAGTGAGGGTCTGCTGGACTCCGAGTCCGTCACCGGCTCCTTCACCGTTAGCGCACTCACGCTCGGCGTTCTGCCTGGGATTCTCACGGAAGGCGACGCCATCAACGTGAGCCTCGCATCCTCGACCGTGCGAGCCGCTGTGCTTGCCCCGGTGATCGAGGTCGACCCGGGAACGGTGATTGATGGCGGGACGACTTCGGTAACGGGGTCGGGCTATCCGGCGCTGACCGATATCGTGGTGCAGCTTCAGGACGCCGCCGGAGACCCGGTAGGCGACCCGGTGACCGTGGCGACAGACGGTGATGGGGCCTTCACCACGGATCTGACCGTGCCGGCGGAGACGCCTGCGGGTGATTTCCAGGTCGTCGGCACTGCTACGACACCGGCGGCAGAATCGAACAGCGCGCCGCTGGCAGTCGTCAATGAGGCGGCCACGCTCTCGGCCGCTCCGGCGAGCGTCAACGACGGAGGTACAACCACTGTCACGGGCGCTGACTACCCGGCTGCAACAGACGTTGTGATCCAGCTTCAGGACCCCGAGGGCACCCCGGTCGGTGAGCCGATGACGGTGACCACGGACGAGACTGGTGCCTTCACTGCCGAGCTGACCGTGCCAGTCGGAACCCCGGCAGGAGACTTCCAGGTGGTGGGAACCGCAGTCACTGATGAGTCGGCGACGGCTCCTCTCGCCGTCACGAACGACGGAACAGCGGATAACACGGCGGACAACACTGACGTGAACACGGCCGAGAACACCGACGTGAACACGGCCGACAACGCGGCAGAGAACACCGGTGACAACACCGAGGTCAATACCGACGTGAACACGGCCGAGAACACCGAGGTCAACACTGAGGTGAACGCGGCGGACAACACCGGCGACAACACCGAGGTCAATACCGACGTGAACACGGCCGACAACGCGGCAGACAACACCGAGGTCAACACTGAGGTGAACGCGGCGGACAACACCGACGTGAACACCGACGTGAACACGGCCGACAACGCGGCAGAGAACACCGGCGACAACACCGAGGTCAATACCGACGTGAACACGGCCGAGAACACCGAGGTGAACACCGGTGACAACACTGAGGTGAACGCGGCGGACAACACCGGCGTGAACACCGACGTGAACACGGCCGACAACGCGGCAGAGAACACCGGCGACAACACCGAGGTCAATACCGACGTGAACACGGCCGAGAACACCGAGGTGAACACCGGTGACAACACCGAGGTCAACACTGAGGTGAACGCGGCGGACAACACCGACGTGAACACCGACGTGAACACGGCCGACAACGCGGCAGACAACACCGAGGTCAACACTGAGGTGAACGCGGCGGACAACACCGACGTGAACACCGACGTGAACACGGCCGACAACGCGGCAGAGAACACCGGCGACAACACCGAGGTCAATACCGACGTGAACACGGCCGAGAACACCGAGGTGAACACCAGTGACAACACCGAGGTCAACACTGAGGTGAACGCGGCGGACAACACCGGCGTGAACACCGACGTGAACACGGCCGACAACGCGGCAGAGAACACCGGCGACAACACCGAGGTCAATACCGACGTGAACACGGCCGAGAACACCGAGGTGAACACCAGTGACAACACCGAGGTCAACACTGAGGTGAACGCGGCGGACAACACCGGCGTGAACACCGACGTGAACACGGCCGACAACGCGGCAGAGAACACCGGCGACAACACCGAGGTGAACTCCGAGGTCAACACGGCAGACAACACCGACGTGAACTCGACTGAGAACACGGCGGATAACACCGGTGACAACACCGCCGACAACACCGCCGGGGCGGAGATCCACCTGACTCCGGCTCGCGCGGTGCAGGGCGTGGATGACGTCCTGGTTCTCGGTACGGGCTACACCGCAGACGGGACCGCGGAGGCGTACTTGAAGGCCGTTGACGGCGGTGTGCTTGCCGCTGACGGGCCGTTCGAGCGGGGTCTGGTGTCGACCTTCGCGGCCATCGCCGTGCCCGGAGAGTCCATTGGCACTGTCGACGTGGATGCGAACGGGGAGATCACCTTCCGCGTGAATTCCTCGGAGCTCGACCTCGGTGACTACGTCGTGACGGTCATCGACGATGAGGACCCCACGCTCGGGGACTCGGAGTCGTTCACTGTCGTGACGGACAGCGCGGCCGATAACACGGCCGACAACACCGGTGAGAACACTGCAGTGAACACGGCGGACAACGTCGATGACAACGCTGCGGAGAACACGGCCGACAACACTGAGGTGAACACTGCCGACAACACGGCGGCGAACACCGAGGTCAACACGACAGACAACGTCGCTGACAACTCCGAGGTCAACACCGCGGAGAACACTGCCGACAACGCTGACGTGAACACCGAGGTCAACACGGCCGACAACACCGCTGACAACGCCGTCGAGGATCCGACCGTCTCGGTCGACCCGGCGACGGTTGAGGACGGCGCGACCACCACGGTGACCGGCGAGGGGTACCCCGCCGACTCCGAGGTGACCGTGCAGCTGGTGGACCCGGCGGGCAACCCCGTCGGCGATCCGGTCATCGTCACCACCGACGCCGACGGTGCCTTCACCGCTGACGTCACGGTTCCCGGAGGCTCTGCCGCCGGTGACTACACCGTTGAGGCCGCTGCCGAGACCGGAGAGACCGCTACCGCGGACCTCGCCGTGACCAACGGCGCCGACGGCAACGGTGACAACGGTGCGGACAACGCCTCCGACAACGCGGGCGACAACACCTCCGATAACGGTGCGGTCAACCCCGGTGGCAACACCGGCGGGGGCTCCACCGGTGGGAACGGCTCGGCCGGCAACGGCTCGGGTGGCTCCAGCAACGGTGGCTCCAGCAACTCAGGCCCCGGTGCGGGCAATCTTGCCCATACCGGTGCTGCCGGCACCGCCGCGATGGTGGGGCTCGCTGCCCTGCTGCTCATCGGCGGCGCTGCAGGAGTGCTGCATTCCCGTCGCTCCCGTTCCTGA
- a CDS encoding ATP-binding protein: MESLNRWTERAGWVVSPTRGTTSKQLYFTAFMLGTTLLIAISHPELVLAPPYLVALGVLAGTTVLAVVIEWDARPPAWSVLVPVLDILSVALMRDMLRDSSIAVSLLVLLPVLWLAARARLLGVVISVVAVTALIALPALVRAPHIDSLVIVHSLLLPFIVLQMGLLTVGALSLLDGQNHRLASALQEQESLLDAAATSEKLLHNIIDSVDVGIVVVDRDGNDLLMNRAQHRIHALATPEEDHDPDEARLLVRYPGTSTPIPPPQRPVRRAVMQETFDNYVVDIGPPGRGAVAFSTSARQILDRQGARSGAVVVFSDVTTYIETVRSQERFVAAVSHELRTPLTSVIGYLELARDDLDLSKETASYLQVANRNAEQLLLIVQDLLADQVARSGTQELVLRPRRLSEIAQQAAESFALRAEEQGIALELDLEETPELPLDEQRLQQAVGNLLSNALKYTARGGTVLMRTGVRGTQVELNVIDSGMGMSDQEQTNLFTPYYRTRTARDSAIAGHGIGLSLTRQIVVGHGGQISVRSRPGEGSAFTLHFALDGTERAGGATARSEAPE; encoded by the coding sequence ATGGAGTCGTTGAACAGATGGACCGAGCGGGCCGGCTGGGTGGTCTCCCCCACCCGCGGCACCACCTCGAAGCAGCTGTACTTCACGGCGTTCATGCTGGGCACGACGCTGCTGATCGCCATCTCGCATCCCGAGCTGGTGCTCGCGCCCCCGTACCTGGTGGCGCTCGGCGTGCTCGCGGGAACGACGGTCCTCGCCGTCGTGATCGAGTGGGATGCGCGTCCACCGGCGTGGAGCGTCCTGGTGCCGGTGCTGGACATCCTCTCGGTCGCCCTGATGCGGGACATGCTGCGGGACAGCTCCATCGCGGTCTCGCTGCTGGTCCTGCTCCCCGTGCTGTGGCTGGCCGCTCGCGCGCGCCTGCTGGGCGTGGTGATCTCGGTGGTGGCGGTCACTGCGCTGATCGCCCTGCCGGCCCTGGTGCGGGCCCCGCACATCGACTCGCTGGTGATCGTGCATTCGCTCCTGCTGCCGTTCATCGTGCTGCAGATGGGGCTGCTGACGGTCGGGGCTCTCTCGCTGCTCGACGGTCAGAACCATCGGCTGGCCTCGGCGCTGCAGGAGCAGGAGTCGCTGCTGGACGCGGCGGCGACCTCGGAGAAGCTGCTGCACAACATCATCGACAGCGTGGATGTGGGGATCGTGGTCGTGGACCGCGACGGCAACGACCTGCTGATGAACCGGGCTCAGCACCGGATCCACGCCCTGGCCACCCCCGAGGAGGACCACGATCCGGACGAGGCGCGGCTGCTGGTGCGCTACCCGGGCACCAGCACCCCGATCCCTCCCCCGCAGCGGCCGGTGCGTCGTGCCGTGATGCAGGAGACCTTCGACAACTACGTCGTCGACATCGGGCCGCCGGGTCGCGGGGCCGTCGCCTTCTCGACCTCGGCGCGGCAGATCCTGGACCGCCAGGGCGCGCGCTCCGGTGCGGTGGTGGTGTTCTCGGACGTCACCACGTACATCGAGACGGTCCGGTCCCAGGAGCGGTTCGTCGCCGCGGTCTCGCATGAGCTGCGCACCCCGCTCACCTCGGTGATCGGGTACCTCGAGCTGGCCCGGGACGATCTGGATCTGTCGAAGGAGACGGCCTCGTATCTCCAGGTGGCGAACCGCAACGCCGAGCAGCTGCTGCTGATCGTGCAGGATCTGCTGGCCGATCAGGTGGCCCGCTCGGGCACCCAGGAGCTGGTGCTGCGGCCGCGGCGGCTCTCGGAGATCGCGCAGCAGGCGGCGGAGTCCTTCGCGCTGCGGGCCGAGGAGCAGGGGATCGCGCTCGAGCTCGACCTGGAGGAGACCCCGGAGCTGCCGCTGGATGAGCAGCGGCTCCAGCAGGCGGTGGGGAATCTCCTCTCCAATGCGCTGAAGTACACCGCCCGCGGCGGCACCGTGCTGATGCGCACCGGGGTGCGCGGCACCCAGGTGGAGCTGAACGTGATCGATTCGGGGATGGGAATGTCCGATCAGGAGCAGACGAACCTGTTCACCCCGTACTACCGCACCCGCACGGCCCGGGACAGCGCGATCGCCGGGCACGGCATCGGCCTGTCCCTGACCCGACAGATCGTGGTGGGCCACGGCGGGCAGATCAGTGTGCGCTCGCGCCCGGGCGAGGGGTCGGCGTTCACGCTCCACTTCGCACTGGACGGCACCGAGCGGGCCGGCGGCGCGACGGCCCGCTCCGAGGCGCCCGAGTAG
- a CDS encoding response regulator transcription factor produces MATALVIEDDDDIRGLLEVVLEQAGYAVAAAATGAAGMQALAVQEPDLMLVDVGLPDVEGYDLVRQARPLISGHIVMLSARSQESDAQLGLEAGADEYLTKPFRPRDLRAQLAGIVAGAVGRDPR; encoded by the coding sequence ATGGCGACAGCACTCGTCATCGAGGACGACGACGACATCCGAGGTCTGCTCGAGGTGGTGCTGGAACAGGCCGGCTACGCCGTCGCCGCGGCAGCCACCGGCGCCGCCGGGATGCAGGCGCTCGCTGTGCAGGAACCGGACCTCATGCTGGTGGACGTCGGGCTGCCCGATGTGGAGGGCTATGACCTGGTGCGGCAGGCTCGCCCGCTGATCAGCGGCCACATCGTGATGCTCAGCGCCCGCTCCCAGGAGTCCGACGCCCAGCTGGGGCTCGAGGCGGGCGCCGATGAGTACCTCACCAAACCGTTCCGCCCCCGGGACCTGCGCGCACAGCTGGCCGGGATCGTCGCCGGGGCCGTCGGCCGCGACCCGCGGTGA
- a CDS encoding HTTM domain-containing protein: MNTSTPIRSWMRGQRDLPGRLLDRVVTWFIADRHSDYGIAVMRIATGAFLLGWLVLNLPVASRIWGPGSQYWQPYREILGYDAPFNALQHAGPGLFWLWYLVTIVLVVAFLLGWRTRLVTPLLFIAYTTLNGQNTPISDGGNYFIRIMLIYLILMDVSRRWSLDARRRARTESSETQTGSVLHNIGLCLVVAQICTVYLEAGLYKVQGSLWQSGTAVYYPLQSVAYGAFPPVADVLTYWALPVVIATYMTVLAQIAFPFLLFHRITRRIALVILLGMHLSIAVLMGLPFFSGIMASADAVLVSGATWVAIVTWFRTALTEGRLTRGVVERFRVMRSGTGGTDRSQSVEPVEATTEDSEAHVNV; encoded by the coding sequence ATGAACACATCCACCCCCATCCGCAGCTGGATGCGAGGTCAGCGGGATCTGCCCGGGCGCCTCCTGGACCGCGTCGTCACCTGGTTCATCGCGGACCGCCACTCCGACTACGGCATAGCCGTCATGCGCATCGCCACAGGAGCGTTCCTGCTGGGCTGGCTGGTGCTGAACCTGCCGGTCGCCTCCCGCATCTGGGGGCCCGGCTCGCAGTACTGGCAGCCCTACCGCGAGATCCTCGGCTACGACGCTCCCTTCAACGCTCTGCAGCACGCCGGCCCCGGGCTGTTCTGGCTGTGGTACCTGGTGACCATCGTGCTGGTGGTCGCGTTCCTGCTCGGATGGCGCACCCGGCTCGTCACGCCCCTGCTGTTCATCGCGTACACCACGCTGAACGGACAGAACACGCCGATCTCCGACGGCGGCAACTACTTCATCCGGATCATGCTCATCTACCTGATCCTGATGGACGTCTCGCGCCGCTGGTCGCTCGATGCCCGGCGTCGCGCCCGCACCGAGAGTTCCGAGACCCAGACCGGCTCCGTGCTGCACAACATCGGCCTCTGCCTGGTGGTTGCGCAGATCTGCACCGTGTACTTGGAGGCCGGGCTCTACAAGGTCCAGGGCAGCCTCTGGCAGAGCGGGACGGCCGTCTACTATCCGCTCCAGTCCGTGGCCTACGGCGCCTTCCCGCCGGTGGCGGACGTTCTGACCTATTGGGCGCTGCCCGTGGTGATCGCGACCTACATGACAGTGCTCGCCCAGATCGCCTTCCCCTTCCTGCTGTTCCACCGGATCACCCGGCGTATCGCCCTGGTCATCCTGCTGGGCATGCACCTCAGCATCGCCGTGCTGATGGGGCTGCCGTTCTTCTCCGGGATCATGGCCTCGGCCGATGCCGTTCTCGTCTCCGGCGCGACTTGGGTCGCCATCGTGACCTGGTTCCGCACCGCGCTCACCGAGGGCCGTCTCACCCGCGGCGTCGTCGAACGGTTCCGCGTGATGCGGTCTGGAACGGGCGGTACCGACCGGTCGCAGTCTGTCGAGCCTGTGGAGGCGACGACGGAAGATTCCGAGGCGCATGTGAACGTCTGA